The following coding sequences are from one Lolium rigidum isolate FL_2022 chromosome 6, APGP_CSIRO_Lrig_0.1, whole genome shotgun sequence window:
- the LOC124663511 gene encoding 50S ribosomal protein L13, chloroplastic-like, producing the protein MATAISASALLSSAFSGARRQRRAARPAPRRAAPAGLTVRCEQSDKQKRQPLAALVPREQRFMFEGDELCGPDIWNTTWYPKAADHVTTEKTWYVVDAEDKILGRMASAIAVHMRGKNEPTYTPSVDMGAFVIVVNAEKVAVSGKKRSQKLYKRHSGRPGGMKEETFDQLQKRIPERIIEHAVRGMLPKGRLGRRLFTHLKVYKGSEHPHIAQKPIPLPIRDKRIMKST; encoded by the exons ATGGCTACGGCCATCTCCGCCTCGGCGCTCCTCTCCTCCGCCTTCTCCGGCGCTAGGCGCCAACGCCGCGCGGCGAGGCCCGCGCCCCGCCGCGCCGCCCCTGCCGGCCTCACGGTGCGGTGCGAGCAGAGCGACAAGCAGAAGCGGCAGCCTCTCGCCGCGCTCGTCCCACGCGAGCAGCGCTTCATGTTCGAGGGCGACGAGCTCTGCGGCCCC GACATATGGAACACTACATGGTACCCTAAGGCTGCAGATCACGTAACTACCGAGAAGACGTGGTATGTTGTTGATGCAGAGGACAAGATTCTTGGCAGGATGGCTTCTGCCATTGCAGtgcatatgagagggaaaaatgAGCCCACATACACTCCAAGTGTGGACATGGGGGCTTTTGTTATTGTG GTCAATGCAGAGAAGGTAGCTGTTTCTGGTAAAAAGCGGTCACAAAAGCTCTATAAAAGGCACTCTGGACGACCTGGTGGAATGAAAGAAGAAACTTTTGATCAGCTTCAGAAAAGGATTCCAGAGAGAATTATCGAGCATGCAGTGCGTGGCATGCTTCCTAAGGGCAGG CTGGGGAGAAGACTATTTACCCACCTCAAGGTGTACAAAGGATCGGAACATCCTCATATAGCTCAAAAGCCGATTCCCCTGCCTATCAGAGACAAAAGAATTATGAAGTCTACCTAG
- the LOC124663723 gene encoding probable hexosyltransferase MUCI70, producing the protein MPSSTIRSISITVSDDDAAAAPRRARAGRRKVVRSLGQRAVRLLARWWPVLLLLPAVALLLFEASRLRASPSPAPPVSSLGRLDPTTRLVHGVREPCLKFLSPKSIENLVFHGGSGPDAVVKRIIYKSDDDDYDSYHPEANSTYLLQHAEATRFNLFTGFQTLPEREDSFKVNETANVHCGFYSDNGGFRISDEDTRYMRACKVVVSTCAFGGGDDLYQPIGMVNSSIGKVCYVAFWDEVTLSTQEAEGKVTGDNGMIGRWRIIIVKNLPFVDQRLNGKIPKMLTHRLFPEARYSIWVDSKYQFRRDPIGVLEALLWRTNSTFAISEHGARSNVYDEGKAIVQKHKATPEEVEVQLTQYRRDRMPDDKRLHGLKALAEASIIVRELTPLTNHFMCAWFNEVVRFTSRDQLSFPYVLWRLNMPGMNMFPVCTRRDLVNSLGHTRKVKPLAQTNSDSSVA; encoded by the exons ATGCCGTCGTCGACGATCCGGAGCATCTCCATCACTGTATCTGACGACGACGCTGCCGCGGCGCCCCGGCGTGCCCGCGCCGGCCGGAGGAAGGTCGTCCGCAGCCTGGGGCAGCGCGCCGTGCGGCTTCTCGCGCGCTGGTGGCCtgtcctcctgctcctcccggcCGTCGCGCTGCTCCTCTTCGAGGCCTCGCGGCTCCGCGCCTCTCCGAGCCCCGCCCCGCCAGTATCCAGCCTTGGCCGCCTCGACCCGACCACGCGTCTCGTCCATGGCGTGCGCGAGC CTTGCTTGAAGTTCCTTAGCCCGAAAAGTATAGAGAATCTGGTATTTCATGGCGGCTCGGGACCTGATGCTGTGGTCAAGAGGATCATATACAAATCTGATGACGACGACTACGACTCATACCACCCTGAGGCGAACTCCACGTACTTACTACAGCACGCAGAAGCTACCAGGTTCAATTTGTTTACAGGGTTTCAGACACTTCCTGAAAGAGAAGACAGCTTTAAG GTGAATGAGACTGCCAATGTGCACTGCGGTTTCTACAGTGACAATGGTGGTTTCAGAATTTCCGATGAAGACACCAGATACATGAGAGCTTGTAAAGTTGTTGTGTCAACCTGCGCATTCGGTGGTGGGGATGATCTATATCAACCTATTGGAATGGTTAATTCTTCTATTGGAAAG GTCTGCTATGTGGCTTTCTGGGATGAGGTCACATTATCAACTCAAGAGGCTGAAGGAAAAGTAACTGGTGACAATGGAATGATAGGAAGGTGGCGTATCATTATTGTCAAGAATCTCCCCTTTGTGGACCAGCGGTTAAATGGAAAGATACCAAAG ATGTTGACTCACCGACTTTTCCCAGAAGCAAGGTACTCTATATGGGTTGACTCTAAATACCAATTCAGAAGAGATCCCATAGGAGTGCTTGAAGCCCTTCTTTGGAGAACGAACTCTACCTTTGCTATTTCTGAACATGGAGCACGGAGTAACGTCTATGATGAGGGGAAAGCGATTGTTCAAAAGCACAAGGCTACTCCTGAAGAAGTAGAGGTTCAGTTAACTCAGTATCGTCGAGACAGAATGCCAGATGATAAAAGACTACATGGATTAAAAG CTTTAGCCGAAGCTTCCATCATTGTGAGAGAGCTGACCCCATTGACAAATCATTTCATGTGTGCTTGGTTCAATGAAGTTGTTCGCTTCACATCCCGGGACCAACTCAGTTTTCCATATGTACTATGGCGTCTAAACATGCCAGGAATGAACATGTTTCCTGTTTGCACGCGAAGGGATCTTGTTAACAGTCTCGGTCACACAAGGAAAGTAAAACCTCTTGCACAGACAAATTCAGATTCTTCCGTCGCTTGA